Proteins found in one Sorghum bicolor cultivar BTx623 chromosome 1, Sorghum_bicolor_NCBIv3, whole genome shotgun sequence genomic segment:
- the LOC8057660 gene encoding uncharacterized protein LOC8057660: MAVSAYDQWLARREEQRRRICGDDRLSALPDDVIRLILRCLDTRSALATAAVSKHWARFRREHPVLEFKVTDILPERYHRRYERRSMRSMAISMNSFLDADEVVDHGQGRRRRRAHAMTLELFPGHNTAPFNRLVTKAIGDWGVEDLEIVVLHPTPCHGHDVSYSFPHHCFDDDDDLKSPTTGGGLKKLKLTNCTAHDPLAAAGGGGSSLPAFSSLTMLVLQDMPKWTRGRVYQCIVRACPSLQVLHLKSCVFWDLESMSIDAPASQITELVVDGCTFVSMTLRSLPRLERLALVGAPVAFAFGSLPRLNRLNLSFVQDPIPASSRHPMFPDMRDEYSVFSVIDPSDSFRDLECLVVRFTGPENWVVPIEGLSLGNVRRLLLADMPRSWDISWTCRLLEAAPYLETLHVHFVDDLHVGMAAVVDPAITRPPSDFKNRALKEVVIIGFKGTDGKHVRFVRLLIRNGCSTLENVTLLKHGRVREMGLWDWQVVATPEECQWSDEERDALLKEIHKGGNTSSTTRIILG, encoded by the exons ATGGCTGTTTCCGCGTACGACCAGTGGCTTGCTCGCCGCgaggagcagcgccgccgcataTGCGGCGATGACCGCCTGAGCGCCCTTCCTGACGACGTGATCCGCCTCATCCTCCGCTGCCTCGACACACGCTCGGCGCTCGCCACCGCCGCGGTTTCCAAGCATTGGGCGCGCTTCCGTCGCGAGCACCCCGTGCTCGAGTTCAAAGTCACTGATATCCTGCCTGAGCGCTACCATCG CCGGTACGAGCGGCGGAGCATGCGCTCCATGGCCATATCCATGAATAGCTTCTTGGACGCGGATGAAGTCGTCGACCACGGGcagggtcgtcgtcgtcgtcgtgcccACGCTATGACTCTAGAACTATTCCCAGGCCACAACACTGCGCCGTTCAACCGCCTCGTTACCAAGGCCATTGGTGACTGGGGAGTTGAAGACCTAGAGATCGTCGTGCTCCATCCAACTCCATGCCACGGCCACGACGTGAGCTACAGCTTCCCTCACcattgttttgacgacgacgacgacctcaaATCTCCCACTACTGGTGGTGGCCTGAAGAAACTGAAGCTAACTAATTGCACGGCCCACGACCCattggccgccgccggcggcggcggctcatcGCTGCCGGCGTTTAGCTCCCTCACCATGCTCGTCTTGCAAGACATGCCCAAGTGGACGCGCGGCCGCGTGTACCAGTGCATCGTCCGCGCGTGCCCGAGCCTGCAGGTGCTGCACCTCAAGTCCTGTGTCTTCTGGGACTTGGAGAGCATGTCCATAGACGCTCCTGCCTCGCAGATAACAGAGCTGGTCGTCGACGGCTGCACGTTCGTCTCCATGACCCTCCGTTCTCTACCAAGGCTTGAGCGACTGGCTCTCGTGGGTGCTCCTGTGGCgtttgcctttggctctctgcCGCGTCTCAATCGCCTCAACCTCAGCTTCGTCCAAGACCCGATCCCAGCAAGCAGCCGCCATCCTATGTTCCCTGACATGCGAGACGAGTACTCTGTTTTCTCTGTCATCGATCCCTCGGACAGTTTCCGGGACTTGGAGTGCCTTGTAGTTCGTTTCACGGGGCCGGAGAATTGGGTCGTGCCAATCGAGGGCTTGTCGCTGGGCAATGTGAGGCGGCTGCTCTTAGCAGACATGCCGCGTTCGTGGGACATCTCGTGGACATGTCGCCTCCTGGAAGCTGCGCCTTATCTGGAGACACTGCATGTccattttgttgatgatcttcaTGTGGGAATGGCGGCGGTCGTCGATCCAGCGATTACGAGGCCACCGTCCGACTTCAAGAACCGTGCGCTTAAAGAGGTGGTGATCATAGGCTTCAAGGGGACTGATGGGAAGCATGTTCGCTTTGTGAGGCTTCTTATTAGGAACGGGTGCAGCACGCTGGAGAATGTTACGCTACTCAAGCATGGACGCGTGCGGGAGATGGGGCTTTGGGACTGGCAAGTGGTGGCCACCCCGGAAGAGTGCCAATGGAGCGACGAGGAAAGGGACGCCTTGTTGAAGGAGATACACAAGGGTGGGAATACTTCTTCCACGACGCGAATTATTCTTGGATGA
- the LOC110432645 gene encoding leucine-rich repeat extensin-like protein 5: MPLYRPPVSPMARINVDLPSHIARGLFFALRRVGGVRRGPIRHHGHHGQRRSVFERLGPRLRRTAAHGHGHGPYGRIFDSAVRDVRADVRRRRWSPICRGRLASPQDRPLQNQPPSPRLGADGAGPSNTAPPAVEVAAPPIVEAPMPLAEAVEMMPAAAPTPSYMPMEPMSPVPAPSRYWCDFCKEYTSIPHTLMPTPTPPTPMAPGNGVPPLDPWFLNTQAAPALDAVKVEDEVDVVAAPGVGNLFNLGDIFNTAARTGISPYFFLDRAGPSAPPPPATRAEAAARMAAQALPAAPPTPTEGTTTTTPSIRRLLGRSVAAVDRRPGIHRGSRNPATHGLPSAATLNELVNGSGFYSPDEGESSSN, translated from the coding sequence ATGcctctgtaccgaccaccggtAAGCCCTATGGCGCGAATCAATGTCGATTTACCTTCACACATTGCTCGTGGATTGTTCTTCGCTCTCCGTCGCGTTGGTGGAGTCCGTCGTGGCCCGATCCGTCACCACGGCCACCATGGACAGCGCCGCAGTGTTTTCGAGCGCCTTGGGCCTCGTCTCCGCCGCACTGCTgcccatggccatggccatggtcCATACGGCCGCATCTTCGACTCGGCTGTTCGTGACGTCCGTGCAGATGTTCGCCGTCGCCGTTGGTCCCCGATTTGTCGTGGCCGCCTCGCTTCGCCGCAAGATCGACCTCTGCAGAACCAGCCACCGTCTCCTCGCCTTGGCGCGGACGGTGCCGGCCCCAGCAACACGGCGCCGCCCGCTGTTGAAGTCGCGGCGCCACCAATCGTCGAAGCCCCGATGCCGCTTGCTGAAGCCGTGGAGATGATGCCCGCCGCTGCTCCAACTCCATCCTACATGCCGATGGAGCCCATGTCGCCAGTACCGGCACCGTCGCGCTACTGGTGCGACTTCTGCAAGGAGTACACGTCGATCCCGCACACGCTGATGCCGACGCCCACTCCTCCGACTCCAATGGCGCCAGGCAATGGCGTTCCCCCACTGGATCCGTGGTTCCTGAACACACAGGCTGCCCCTGCGCTCGATGCAGTGAAGgtcgaggacgaggtcgatgtgGTGGCTGCGCCCGGCGTCGGCAACCTCTTCAATCTCGGCGACATCTTCAACACCGCTGCGAGGACCGGCATCTCGCCGTACTTCTTCCTCGACAGGGCCGGGCCCtcggctcctcctccaccagcGACACGCGCGGAGGCTGCGGCACGCATGGCTGCGCAGGCCCTCCCGGCGGCGCCCCCAACTCCGACCGAAGGCACAACCACAACAACTCCGTCGATCCGGCGCCTTCTGGGTCGTAGCGTGGCTGCAGTGGACCGGCGCCCTGGGATCCACAGAGGATCGCGGAACCCGGCGACGCACGGCCTCCCGTCTGCGGCGACCCTCAACGAGTTGGTGAACGGCAGCGGCTTCTACTCCCCTGATGAGGGGGAGTCTTCCTCGAACTGA